GCGGACCCTGGACCGACAAAGCTTTCCGGAAGGCGACTCGAGCGTTGCCGCCAGCCCCGAGGCTGACGAGAACGCTGGAGTACAAGAACATGGAAGACATCCTGATCAACTGGACCCCGCAGGAGACGCGGGTGGCTGTGGTCGAGAACGGGTCCGTGCAGGAACTGCACATCGAACGGACGCTGGAGCGGGGCCTCGTCGGCAACGTCTATCTCGGCAAGGTCGCGCGGGTGCTGCCGGGCATGCAGTCCGCGTTCATCGACATCGGACTGGAGCGGGCGGCCTTCCTGCACGTCGCCGACCTGCACCTGAACGGCGTGAACCCCCGCGGCCATCACGGCCCGCACGGGGAATCCGCCCAGGCCGTCCCGATCGAGCGCCAGGTCTACGAGGGCCAGGCCCTGACCGTGCAGGTCATCAAGGACCCCATCGGCACCAAGGGCGCGCGGCTGTCGACGCAGATCTCGATCGCCGGGCGTCTGCTCGTGCACCTGCCGCAGGACAACCACATCGGCATCTCGCAGAAGATCGGTTCACCCGAGGCGAGAGACGCGCTGCGCACGCGCATGCAGACGCTGGTGTCGGCGGGCGTCAATGACGGCAACACGGGCGGCTTCATCCTGCGGACCAATGCCGAGGAAGCGAGCGACGAGGAAATCGGCGCCGACATCGGCTACCTGCGCAAGACCTGGAACTCGATCCGCGAGAAGTCCCTGACCCTGCCGCCCGGCAGCCTGCTGTTCCAGGACCTCAGCCTGGTCGAGCGCGTGCTGCGTGACCTGGCCAGCGACCGGACCAACTCGATCCGGATCGACGCCAAGCTGCAGTACGACGTGGTGCGCGAGTTCGGCGAGACCTACATGCCGACGGCGACCGCCAAGCTGGAGCTGTACCGGGGCGAGCGTCCGATCTTCGACCTGAACAACATCGACGCCGAGATCGCCCGCGCGCTGGCGCGGCGCGTGGACCTGAAGTCGGGCGGCTACCTGATCATCGACCAGACCGAGGCGATGACGACCATCGACGTCAACACCGGCGGTTTCGTGGGCGCCCGCAACTTCGACGACACGATCTTCAAGACCAACCTGGAGGCGGCCGGCGCCATCGCGCGCCAGCTGCGCTTGCGCAACCTGGGCGGGATCATCATCGTCGACTTCATCGACATGACCCGCGAGGAACACAAGACCGCGGTGCTGCAGGAGTTCCGCAAGCAACTCAGCCGTGACCGCACCAAGGTCACCATCGGCGGTTTCACGCAGCTGGGGCTGGTGGAGCTGACGCGCAAGCGCACGCGCGAGTCGCTGGCCCGCATGCTCTGCGAGCCGTGCCCGACCTGCGAGGCCCGCGGCCAGGTCAAGACCGCGCGCAGCATCTGCTACGAGATCCTGCGGGAGATCCTGCGTGAGTCGAGGCAGTTCAATCCGAAGGAATTCCGCGTGGTCGCGGCCGCCAACGTCGTCGAGATGCTGCTCGACGAGGAGAACCAGCACCTGGCCGGGCTGTCCGATTTCATCGGCAAGCCGATCTCGCTGACCGCCGAGCCGACGAACCAGACCGAGCACTACGACATCGTGCTGATGTAGGCGCAGGAGGGCTGGCCGAAGATCGCGGCGCAGGTCGACGCCAGGGGCCAGGGCACCGTCGTCAGGCCTTCTTCGAAGCCGTGCAGCGCGAGCGCCGTGGCCTGGTGCGCGGGCATCGCCGGCGCATGGTCGTGGATCAGGCCGGCCGTTGCGGTGGCCGCGGCCACCGCGGCATCGCGCACGCCCATCGGCGAGCGCTCCAGATACGCCAGCACGGGCAGGGTGAGGCGCTCGTGCACGTCGATGAACGCGAGCTGCGACAGCGAGGCGCTCGCGCCGCGATGGTCCACATCGTCGAGATGGAGGGCGTGACCGAGTTGCTGCAAGGTTGCCATCAGCACCTCGCGCAGCCGGGCGCCGTGGAGCTCGGCCTCTTCCGAGGCCAGGCGCATGCCCGGCGAGAGCGCCGCGATGTCGACGCGGAAGCTGCGGAACATCAGCAGACCGGCCAGCCGTGCGGCGCCCAGGATCTGCGTCTGCGCATGGGCGAGGCCGTCCTCGATCACCAGCCGGGCGCGGACCAGACGGTGGAAGTGCGCCGTCGCCGCGACGACGTGCTTGAAGGAACTGCCGGTCATCGCAAGGCCTCCTGGGGGATCCGTTCCCACAGTTCCGTGCCGCTCTGCGCGAGCGCGAGCCGCACACGGGGGTCGGACATGACCTGACCCCAGTCCGCGCGCAGCCGGGCCGCGAGTCCGTCGGGCAGTCGCGGGGCGAGCAGCGCGTTCCAGGCCGCCACGTCGCGTGTATCGAGGGCGTCGAAGTCCGCGCGATCCGGCGGATCGGCCAGTGCCGCGCCGGACACGAAACGGGGATCGGGCATCGCGGCGCGGAGGGCGCTGGCGGGGGACGGGGCCGCCGTCGAGGGTGCCGGCAAGGGGGTCGACAGGGGCGTCAGCCAACGTCCGAACATGCCCGGCGGAAACACGGTGACGAACGGGAGCTGGCCGACGCGGGCGATCGGGGTGAAGTCCTCCACCGACGCGGTCGGGGGCTGGAACGGATCGTCGACCAGGCGCGCGGGGCGTTCCAGCAGGGGGCTGCTGGTCAGCAGCAGGACCTGCCCGTCGGGTCGCGCTGTCGCCACCTGGCGCGCAGCGAGATAACCCTGGCGGTCCGGGAGGTTGCGCACCTCGACCGCCTGACCCGAGCGCTCGGTCCAGACCCGCGCCATCGTCCGCGCGACGTGGTCCGGGCCGCTGCCGGCGCTGAAGGGGATCACCAGCGTCAACGACCCCTCGCGGGTGTCCGTGGCGGCGTCCGGCGTCTGTGCCAGCGCGGCCTTGAAGAGCCCGGCGCACACCAGCCACACGGTGGCGATCAGCCACGGTCGGACGGTGTCGCCCACGCGGGACAGACGCAGGCGGCCTGCGAAGGAGGACCACGAGGGCGGGCGATGGGGGAGGGGCGGCGGGGACATGACTTCCTTTCGGGGGCCGCGACGGGGCTCGCGGGCGAAAGCAGTGATTCTGGGAAAAGGGCGGACCCGGCGCCATGACCGCAACTGATGGAGAACGCCGTTGAAATCAACTGGTTCGGGTCATCGACCGACTTGTTCATGTGGGGTGGCGCGCTGCTTGCCCATGGGCTTGCCCTTTGTAACCTCGCCGATCCGAAACACCTGTCCAGGCCTCGGGCACAATCAGGCCTCCATTCGTTCCGCAAGCCGATGAGCACCAAGACGATTGCCACCTCCTCCGCTCTTCTTCCTGCCGGCATCAGCGCGTTGACGCGCCGTGGACTGCTTGGCGGCATGGCCGCCGGGTTGGCGATGCCGGCACTCGCGCAGTTCCGGGTCGAGATCGCCGGCGTCGGCGCCACCCGGTTGCCGATCGCGATCAGCGACTTCAACAACGAATCGGCCACCGGCCAGCCGCTGGCGGCGATCATCCGCGCCGACCTGGAGCGCAGCGGCCAGTTCAGCATCGTGCCCGGCCAGACCGGCATGAGCGAGACCTCCCAACCCCAGTTCGTCGACTGGCGCGCGCGCGCCGCCGACGCGCTGTCGGCCGGTTCCGCGACGCGTCTGGCCGATGGCCGCTTCGACGTGCGCTACCGGCTCTGGGACGTCGTCAAGGGCTCGGACCTGGGCAGCGAGAGCATCCCCGTCGTCGCCGGCGACCTGCGCCTGGCGGCGCACAAGATCGCCGACACGATCTACCAGAAGCTCACCGGCGAGCGCGGCGTCTTCGCCACGCGCCTGGTCTACGTGAACAAGGCCGGCCCGCGGTATTCGCTGCGCGTCGCCGACGCGGACGGCGAGGGCGAGCAGACCGTGCTCAACAGCCCCGAGGCCATCATCTCGCCGGCCTGGTCACCCGACGGCAACGAGGTCGCCTACGTCAGCTTCGAGTCGCGCAAGGCCGTGGTCTGGATCCAGGACCTGCGCACCGGCAAGCGCCGCAAGGTCGCGGACTTCCGCGGCACCAACAGCGCGCCGTCGTACTCGCCGAACGGCCAGCAGCTGGTGGTCACGCTGTCGCGCGAAGGCGGCTCGCAGCTCTACCTGATCAACAAGGACGGCTCGGGCGCCAGGCGCCTGACGCAGACCTCCGCCATCGACACCGAGGCGACCTTCTCGCCCGACGGCGCGCAGATCTACTTCGTCAGCGACCGCGGCGGCGCGCCGCAGATCTACCGCATGCCGGCCGGCGGCGGCAACGCCGAGCGCGTCACCTTCAGCGGCAACTACAACATCAGCCCGTCCATCAGCCCCGACGGGCGCACGATGGCCTACATCACGCGGGTGGGCGGCGGCACCTTCAAGCTGTGCGTGATGGACCTCGGCGGCGGCCAGGTCCAGCAGATCACCGACACCACCGAGGACGAGAGCCCCAGCTTCGCCCCCAACGGCAAGCTGATCGTCTACGCCACGCGTGCCGGCGGCCGCGACGTCCTCATGACCACGACGCTGGACGGCAAGGTCAAGGCCAAGCTGGCCACGCCGGGGGTCTCGGACATCCGGGAACCCGCATGGGGTCCTTATGGCAACTGAGCGCTGCAGATGCCGACCCTGTCTCCGTTCGAGAAACTGAAAGCTTTCGCAACGTCGGGCACATGGATTGCCTACGTTGGCGTCGCGCTTCGCCCATCCCGTGCGAGGCGTGATCGCGACGCGTCGGCCAGCCTTCCGCGCGGGCATGCGTGCCCCACGGATGTGTTAGCCGATGATTCACAATTGCTGTTCCCCGCGGCTTCACCGGCGGCGCTGTCCACCGCCATGTCCAGACCGTAACTCCCGCCCGCTTGACCTCTAGGAGCGTATGCCCATGAAATTCGAAAAACTGATGCTTGGCCTGGTGGCCGCCGCAGCCCTGTCCGCCTGCAGCTCCACCAAGCTGGATGAACCGGCCCCGGTCGAGAACAAGACCCCGGTCGCGACGACCCCGAGCGGCCCGCAGGTCGACCCGAACGCCAACGCGCAACGCAAGGTCGAGACCGTCGACCTGGGCGCCCAGCTGGACGCCGCCGTGTCCAACCAGCGCGTCGTGTTCTTCGACTTCGACAGCTTCGTCGTCAAGGACGAGTACCGCAGCCTGGTCGAGAACCACGCCAAGCGCCTGAACAACAAGAAGGCGCTGCAGCTGAGCCTGGAAGGCCACGCCGACGAGCGCGGCGGCCGCGAGTACAACCTGGCCCTGGGCCAGAAGCGTGCCGAAGCCGTCGCCAAGTCGCTGACGCTGCTGGGCGTGTCCACGGGCCAGGTCGAGGCGGTGAGCTTCGGCAAGGAACGTCCGGCCGACACCGGCCACAACGAAGAGGCGTGGGCCAAGAACCGTCGCGTCGAACTGCGCGACAAGTGATCCGGTGACATGAGCATGCTGCGATTCCCTCGTTCCCTTTCCTTCACGGCGATCCCGGCGGCCAAGGCCGCGCTGATCGGCGTGCTGCTGGCCCTGAGCGCCGCCGGCCCCGCGCGGGCGGCGCTGTTCGAGGACGACGAGGCCCGCAAGGCCATCCTCGACCTGCGGACCAAGATGCAGCAGAACGATGAGGCGCAGCGTGCCCGTGTCACGGAACTGCAGGGCCAGCTCGAGACCGCGCGACGCGGTCTGCTGGACCTGTCCGGACAGATCGAGGCGCTGAAATCGGACCTGGCCAAGATGCGCGGCCAGAACGAACAGCTGGCGCGCGACCTGTCCGACACCCAGCGCAAGGTGACCGACCAGTCGGCCACGCTCGACAACCGGCTGCGCCCGCTGGAGCCGCAGAAGGTGTCGCTGGACGGCAAGGAATTCCAGGCCGATCCGGAAGAGAAGCGCCAGTTCGATGCCGCGATGGGCCTGATCCGCCGCGGCGACTTCAATGAGGCGACCTCCGCCTTCACGTCCTTCCTGACGCGTTTCCCGGCGAGCGGTTTCTCCGACTCGGTGCGCTTCTGGCTGGGCAACGCGCAATACGGCAAGCGCGACTACAAGGGCGCGATCGCGACCTTCAAGGCCTTCGTCGCCGCGAACCCGGACCACCCGCGCGCGGCCGAGAGCCTGCTGGCGATCGCCAACTGCCAGATCGAGCTCAAGGACACCAAGAGCGCCCGCAAGACGCTGGAAGACCTGCAGAAGGCCTATCCCGGCAGCGAGGCCGCGAAGGCCGCCAAGGAACGCGCGGCCGGACTGCGTTGATCTGCTGAGGACGCGCTGCGGCGCGCAACGATCTTGAGTCTGGAGACCGGGCACGGCCCCCTCGATCTGGAAGCGGACGCGGAGCGCCGCTTCGGCGGTCTGCGTCGTCTGCATGGCGAGCGCGACTACGCGCGTCTGCGCGCGGCGCGTTTCTGCGTCGTCGGACTGGGCGGCGTCGGCTCCTGGGTCGTCGAAGCGCTGGCGCGCATGGGCGTCGCGCGGCTGGTGCTGGTCGACCTCGACCACGTCGCCGAATCCAACATCAACCGCCAGGTGCAGGCGCTCGGCAGCACGCTGGGCATGGCCAAGGCGGAAGCGCTCAAGCAGCGCATCGCCGACATCCACCCGGGCTGCGAAGTCGTCACCATCGAGGACTTCGTCGATGACAAGAACTGGCCCTCGCTGCTGGGCGACGTGCAGGTCGACGGCATCGTCGACGCCTGCGACCAGGTCCGCGCGAAGGCGCAGATCGCCGCGTGGGCGAGGGCGCTCAAGCTCCCCCAGATCTGCATCGGCGCCGCCGGCGGCAAGCACCGTCCGCAGGACGTCGAGATCCTCGACCTCTCCGAAACCACCCATGATCCGCTGCTGGCCAACCTGCGCCAGCGGCTGCGCAAGTTCCACGCCGCACCGCGCCAGGGCGCGATGGGCGTGACCTGCGTGTTCTCGCGGGAACCGGTCACCCGGCCGGAAGGCGTCGATGCCTGCGACCTGGATGGCAACCTGAATTGCCACGGCTATGGATCGAGCGTGGCGGTGACCGCCGGCTTCGGCATGGTCGGCGCGGCGGAGCTGGTGAAACGGTATCTGAAGGCGCTTGCGCGACCTCAAAAAACCGTCCTATAATGCGAGGCTCTGCTGAGGGGCAAACACCTCGAAGCGATGCAGCGGAGGTCAAGGCAACTTGGCCTTCATTGCGTGAAGCAGGCTTAGGCGTGCAGGCTTCGGGTCGTTAGCTCAGTCGGTAGAGCAGCGGACTTTTAATCCGTTGGTCGCAGGTTCGAATCCTGCACGACCCACCATCGCTTCAGATGGTTGTCAGTGGAATGACTGGCAGTTGAATTTCTCGGGGGCTCTTAGCTCAGTTGGTAGAGCAGCGGACTCTTAATCCGTTGGTCGAAGGTTCGAATCCTTCAGGGCCCACCAACCGATCCTTGTCGGATCGTCGGAGTGAAGAACGCAGTGATCGGCAACGATCAGCGTGCGATTCACGGACGACGAAACGATGTCAGAGGGGATCTGGCGTGACGAGATCAAAATATCTGACATAATCTCGGCTTCGCAAGTTTCAGCAGAAACTTGCGAGACGAAAAGAATTTCGGGCTCTTAGCTCAGTTGGTAGAGCAGCGGACTCTTAATCCGTTGGTCGAAGGTTCGAATCCTTCAGGGCCCACCAAATAAAAGGGGTTGCAGCAGTGCTGCAACCCCTTTTGTCATTGGCGCGCACAAATTCGACGGTTTCTCGACGGATGCCCACCGGGTCCACGACTTCAAACGCCCGCCGATATCGGGGTTTGTCTGCTCGGCTAGACTGACCGCCAGTTTCCTCAGACCGCCACCTGCCTCCCCCGACATGTCCCAGATCCAAGAAACCACGCTGCTGCAGGCCCTGCAACAGGTCGTCGACCCCAACACCGGTCGCGACTTCGTCTCCACGAAGCAACTCCGCCAGTTGAAGGTGCAGGGCGACGCGGTCAGCTTCGAGATCGAACTGGGCTACCCGGCCGCGAGCCAGATCGACGCGCTGCGCGCGGCGCTGGTCGAAGCCGCGCGGTCGGTGCCCGGTGTCGGCAACGTCAGCGTCGGCGTGACGACGAAGATCACCGCGCATGCTGTCCAGCGTGGCGTGCAGCTTCTGCCCGGGGTGAAGAACATCATCGCGGTCGCGTCCGGCAAGGGCGGCGTCGGCAAGAGCACGACGGCGGCCAACCTGGCGCTGGCGCTCTCCGCGGAAGGCGCGACGGTCGGTCTGCTCGATGCCGACATCTACGGTCCCAGCCTGCCCTTGATGCTGGGCATCAGCGGCCGTCCGGAGAGCACCGACGGCCAGACGATGGAGCCGCTGGAATCGCACGGCCTGCAACTGATGTCGATCGGTTTCCTGGTCGAGGACGACCAGGCGATGGTCTGGCGCGGCCCGATGGCGACGCAGGCGCTGGAACAGCTGCTGCGCCAGACGCGCTGGCGCGACCTGGACTACCTGGTGATCGACATGCCGCCGGGCACCGGCGACATCCAGCTGACCTTGTCGCAGCGTGTGCCGGTGAGCGGCTCGGTGATCGTGACGACGCCGCAGGACATCGCCCTGATCGATGCGAAGAAGGGCCTGAAGATGTTCGAGAAGGTCGGCGTGCCTATCCTGGGCATCGTCGAGAACATGGCCATCCACATCTGCAGCCACTGCGGCCATGCCGAGCACATCTTCGGCAGCGGCGGCGGCCAGCGCATGGCGGACCAGTACAGCCAGGAACTGCTCGGCTCGCTGCCGCTGGCCCTGTCGATCCGCGAGCAGGCCGACAGCGGCAAGCCGACAGTGGTGGCCGAGCCCGATGGTGTGCATGCGCAGGCCTACAAGCAGATCGCCCGCAAGATCGCCGTGAAGCTCGCTGGTCAGGCCAAGGACTACTCGTCGAAATTCCCGACGATCACCATCTCGAAAAACACCTGACCCCCTCTTGCACGCCGCCGTCCTTTCGACGCAGTGCTGCACTGCAACGGGAGCCGCGCGGGCCGGTGCCCCTTGGAGCGAATTCCGAGCGGCGAGGAGGAGATTGAGCGGAGAGGGGCACCGGTCCGCGCGGCGGAACGCGCGGTCGATCCCCATTCAACCCCGCGAGACGGCAGGCTCCGTGCGCTGCACCGCACAACGACTCGCCGTCGTAAAAGCCGCCGTCAAGCCTGGTGCGCCCTGCGGTTCTTCCTCTCGTGAGCGGGTGAGTCCTCATTGGACAAAGCCGATGCTTTGTGCCGAAATGCTCGAACGGGCCGCGTGACGGTCGTGCATTTCACCCAGGTCGCCTGAACGGCGAGCCCAGGAGGCACAAGATGGACATGAACCGGAGGCATTTCTTCCGGGTGAGCGGGGCGGCCGTGATGGGCTCCAGCCTCGTGGCGTTGGGTTTCTCCCCGACTGCCGCACTGGCCGAGACGCGCCAGTTCAAGCTTGCCCGGGCGACCGAGACCCGCAACACCTGCCCCTATTGCTCGGTGGGCTGCGGGATCATCATGTACTCGCTCGGGGACAAGGCGAAGAACGTCACCTCCGAGATCATCCACATCGAGGGCGACCCCGATCATCCGGTCAACCGCGGCACCTTGTGCCCGAAGGGCGCGGGCCTGCTGGACTTCGTCCACAGCCCCAACCGCCTGAAGTATCCGGAGATCCGCGAGGCCGGCGCCAAGGAGTGGAAGCGCGTCAGCTGGAACGAGGCGATGGACCGCTTCGTGAAGCTGCTCAAGGCCGACCGCGACGCCAACTTCATCGCGACCAACGCCGACGGCAAGACCGTCAACCGCTGGCTCTCGACCGGCATGATCTGCGCTTCCGCGTCCTCGAACGAATCGGGCTACATCACCCACAAGGCGATGCGCTCGACGGGGATGCTCGCGTTCGACAACCAGGCCCGCGTTTGACACGGACCGACGGTGGCCAGTCTGGCCCCGACGTTCGGACGCGGCGCGATGACCAACCACTGGGTGGACATCAAGAACGCCGATCTCGTGCTGATCATGGGCGGCAATGCCGCCGAGGCGCATCCCTGCGGCTTCAAGTGGGTGATCGAGGCCAAGCATCACAACAAGGCCCGGCTGATCGTCGTCGACCCGCGCTTCACGCGCTCGGCCGCGATGAGCGACTACTACGCGCCCATCCGCGCGGGGTCGGACATCGCCTTCCTGGGCGGGGTGATCAACTACCTGCTGAGCAACAACAAGATCCAGACGGAGTACGTCCGGAACTACACGAACGCCCCGTTCATCGTCGGTGAGGGCTACAAGTTCGAGGACGGCATCTTCTCCGGCTACGACGAGGCCAAGCGCGCCTACAACAACGCGTCGTGGGCCTACGAGATGGACGAGAAGGGCTTCGCCAAGGTCGACATGACGATGCAGCACCCGCGCTGCGTGCTCAACGTCATGAAGACCCACTTCTCTCGCTACACGCCGGAGAAGGTCAGCGAGATCACCGGCACGCCCAAGGACAAGTTCGTCGAGATCTGCCGGCAGATCGGCGAGACCTCGGTCCCGGGCAAGGTGATGACGATCCTCTACGCGCTGGGCTGGACGCAGCACAGCCAGGGCTCGCAGATCATCCGCACCGGCGCGCTGGTGCAGCTGCTGCTGGGCAACATCGGCCAGCCGGGCGGCGGCATGAACGCGCTGCGCGGCCACAGCAACATCCAGGGCCTCACCGACCTGGGCCTGCTGTCGACCTCGCTGACCGGCTACATGGCCCTGCCCAAGGACTC
This genomic stretch from Mitsuaria sp. 7 harbors:
- the rng gene encoding ribonuclease G, whose translation is MEDILINWTPQETRVAVVENGSVQELHIERTLERGLVGNVYLGKVARVLPGMQSAFIDIGLERAAFLHVADLHLNGVNPRGHHGPHGESAQAVPIERQVYEGQALTVQVIKDPIGTKGARLSTQISIAGRLLVHLPQDNHIGISQKIGSPEARDALRTRMQTLVSAGVNDGNTGGFILRTNAEEASDEEIGADIGYLRKTWNSIREKSLTLPPGSLLFQDLSLVERVLRDLASDRTNSIRIDAKLQYDVVREFGETYMPTATAKLELYRGERPIFDLNNIDAEIARALARRVDLKSGGYLIIDQTEAMTTIDVNTGGFVGARNFDDTIFKTNLEAAGAIARQLRLRNLGGIIIVDFIDMTREEHKTAVLQEFRKQLSRDRTKVTIGGFTQLGLVELTRKRTRESLARMLCEPCPTCEARGQVKTARSICYEILREILRESRQFNPKEFRVVAAANVVEMLLDEENQHLAGLSDFIGKPISLTAEPTNQTEHYDIVLM
- a CDS encoding tripartite tricarboxylate transporter substrate-binding protein, whose translation is MSPPPLPHRPPSWSSFAGRLRLSRVGDTVRPWLIATVWLVCAGLFKAALAQTPDAATDTREGSLTLVIPFSAGSGPDHVARTMARVWTERSGQAVEVRNLPDRQGYLAARQVATARPDGQVLLLTSSPLLERPARLVDDPFQPPTASVEDFTPIARVGQLPFVTVFPPGMFGRWLTPLSTPLPAPSTAAPSPASALRAAMPDPRFVSGAALADPPDRADFDALDTRDVAAWNALLAPRLPDGLAARLRADWGQVMSDPRVRLALAQSGTELWERIPQEALR
- the tolB gene encoding Tol-Pal system beta propeller repeat protein TolB; its protein translation is MSTKTIATSSALLPAGISALTRRGLLGGMAAGLAMPALAQFRVEIAGVGATRLPIAISDFNNESATGQPLAAIIRADLERSGQFSIVPGQTGMSETSQPQFVDWRARAADALSAGSATRLADGRFDVRYRLWDVVKGSDLGSESIPVVAGDLRLAAHKIADTIYQKLTGERGVFATRLVYVNKAGPRYSLRVADADGEGEQTVLNSPEAIISPAWSPDGNEVAYVSFESRKAVVWIQDLRTGKRRKVADFRGTNSAPSYSPNGQQLVVTLSREGGSQLYLINKDGSGARRLTQTSAIDTEATFSPDGAQIYFVSDRGGAPQIYRMPAGGGNAERVTFSGNYNISPSISPDGRTMAYITRVGGGTFKLCVMDLGGGQVQQITDTTEDESPSFAPNGKLIVYATRAGGRDVLMTTTLDGKVKAKLATPGVSDIREPAWGPYGN
- the pal gene encoding peptidoglycan-associated lipoprotein Pal — its product is MKFEKLMLGLVAAAALSACSSTKLDEPAPVENKTPVATTPSGPQVDPNANAQRKVETVDLGAQLDAAVSNQRVVFFDFDSFVVKDEYRSLVENHAKRLNNKKALQLSLEGHADERGGREYNLALGQKRAEAVAKSLTLLGVSTGQVEAVSFGKERPADTGHNEEAWAKNRRVELRDK
- the ybgF gene encoding tol-pal system protein YbgF, with protein sequence MSMLRFPRSLSFTAIPAAKAALIGVLLALSAAGPARAALFEDDEARKAILDLRTKMQQNDEAQRARVTELQGQLETARRGLLDLSGQIEALKSDLAKMRGQNEQLARDLSDTQRKVTDQSATLDNRLRPLEPQKVSLDGKEFQADPEEKRQFDAAMGLIRRGDFNEATSAFTSFLTRFPASGFSDSVRFWLGNAQYGKRDYKGAIATFKAFVAANPDHPRAAESLLAIANCQIELKDTKSARKTLEDLQKAYPGSEAAKAAKERAAGLR
- a CDS encoding ThiF family adenylyltransferase encodes the protein MSLETGHGPLDLEADAERRFGGLRRLHGERDYARLRAARFCVVGLGGVGSWVVEALARMGVARLVLVDLDHVAESNINRQVQALGSTLGMAKAEALKQRIADIHPGCEVVTIEDFVDDKNWPSLLGDVQVDGIVDACDQVRAKAQIAAWARALKLPQICIGAAGGKHRPQDVEILDLSETTHDPLLANLRQRLRKFHAAPRQGAMGVTCVFSREPVTRPEGVDACDLDGNLNCHGYGSSVAVTAGFGMVGAAELVKRYLKALARPQKTVL
- the apbC gene encoding iron-sulfur cluster carrier protein ApbC, yielding MSQIQETTLLQALQQVVDPNTGRDFVSTKQLRQLKVQGDAVSFEIELGYPAASQIDALRAALVEAARSVPGVGNVSVGVTTKITAHAVQRGVQLLPGVKNIIAVASGKGGVGKSTTAANLALALSAEGATVGLLDADIYGPSLPLMLGISGRPESTDGQTMEPLESHGLQLMSIGFLVEDDQAMVWRGPMATQALEQLLRQTRWRDLDYLVIDMPPGTGDIQLTLSQRVPVSGSVIVTTPQDIALIDAKKGLKMFEKVGVPILGIVENMAIHICSHCGHAEHIFGSGGGQRMADQYSQELLGSLPLALSIREQADSGKPTVVAEPDGVHAQAYKQIARKIAVKLAGQAKDYSSKFPTITISKNT